ACCAGGCTGAAGGTCTGGTGTTTCCTCCAACTGCATTACCTCTGGACCACCGAATTCATGAACTCGAATTGCTTTCATGGTTTTCTCCGGTTGGTTTATGCTCAACTAATTCCAGCGTTGCCTTAATCGTTTGGCTTTGATTCTTCTGGTAGTATACTGAGAACCAGTTTTTCAGAGCGGCGAAGGATTGTTAGCTGCGATCGCACTCCAACTCCTTCGTGGGTTAACACTTTATGCAAGTCATCGATATTGGCGATTGGTTGATTATTCAAGCCAACAATCACATCTCCTTCCCGTAGCCCTGCCGTTTGTGCTGGGCTGTTTGGTTCAATCGAGATTGCCAAAACACCACTTTCTACCGACAACTCATGAAATAGCACCACGCGGCGCGGTAGTGGTACGTTTTGTCCGCCGACACCGATGTAACCACGCCGGAATTTGCCTTCTTTAATCAGCGGTCCGATAATCATCTTGGCTGTGTTGATTGGTACAGCAAAGCAAATACCCTGTGCTGACATAATCACCGCTGTATTAACGCCGATCACTTCTCCGTGTGATGTTACTAGCGGACCACCTGAGTTACCTGGGTTAAGCGCGGCGTCAGTCTGGATAATGTTATCGATTAGCCGCCCAGACCTGGATCTAAAAGAACGTCCAAGAGCGCTGACTACTCCTGTCGTGACTGTGGTTTGGAAACCGTAAGGATTGCCGATCGCGATCGCCAACTGACCTGATCGTAAAGATTGCGAGTCGCCTAAACGTGCTGCGACTAGGTTTGGTGCATGGATTCTGATTACCGCTAAATCCGTATCCGGGTCATCTCCGATCATCTCTGCCAGAAAACGGCGACCATCCGAGAGCGCCACCTCAATTTTGCTGGCACCATGCACAACATGGCTATTCGTAAGAATGTAACCATCTCCGGTGAAAATAAAGCCGGAGCCATTGCCTTGCACTTCTTGAGCAAAGCTCTGATTATTACTCCGGCGACCTCTTAGTTGCCGTTGCACATCAATATTGACAACTGCTGGGCTGACGTTCTCTACTACGCTGATGACGGCTTGAGAATAAGCATCCAGCAGCTGCTCATCAGCAGTAGGGGTGGTTGCAGGGCTTCGCATCCCCTCAGTCTCGAAATTACTGTTTGATCCCAGTTGCAGAATTCTTGTCATGTCTGCTGCTCCTGTGTTTTATAGAGAGGAGGCAATTGTGTTGTAGTTTTACGATTGTGTCAATAGCCCCTTCTTTTTGACAAGAGGGCACTAGAAAGTGCTATACATACTTCATGGTAGGTAACACTCAGAAAAATAGTGTCTGCGATCCTAACTGTCCCTCGCGGCAAGTTCTAGATCTGATTGCCAACAAGTGGACAGCAATTATCATCTACCGACTTTCACAAGGCACGAAGCGCTACAGTGGGCTACAGCGAGAGATTGGCGGTATATCACAGAAAATGTTGACGCAGACCCTACGTAGCTTGGAGCGCGATGGCATCGTTAACCGCAAGGTTTATCCAGTTGTGCCACCAATGGTTGAGTATTCATTAACGCCACTGGGTGAAACACTAATTGAACCACTATCTGCGCTCTGTCAATGGGCTGAGGCATACATTCCTGAAGTAGAAGCAGCTCGTAATCAGTATGATGACAACGGCGATCGCTAAGGCAGATTGCTAACTATAGTGTGTTTTGATGTATACCAGTTCAACTCACCTACGGTTTACCCTGATACCAATCTTGCCCGCCTGGCAGTTCCGCTAGATGAGCAGTGATGATAGCAGGCAGTTGTTTGGGAGAGCAGCGATACGTGAAATCTAGTAGCGTTTGAGCCGTAGCGATCGCCCGATCTCTATCAATCTGTTTACTCAGTTGAACTGCATTTAATCGACCATTCAACACCTCGACACTAGCAGGGGCAACGGCTGCTTCAATCGCCTCTTCTAAAAATGGCAACCATTCATCGGAGTTGACATAATAGGACTCCTTATTTGCTTTTAGATTCAATTTCTGAATTCTCAAAATCGAATCCGAAATGGAAGCCACCCAAGAATTTGTGAGTCGTTCTTCAATTTGGTTTTTAATCAAGTGCACCATCAGCCGAATCAAAAGTGACTCAATATTTCGCAAGATGGCTTGCTTACTCATCTCTTCTAACTCATCCACGAGTTCTAAGGCATCTTCATAGCGCCCTTCCACAATGCTCAGCCTCAAGTTGAGCAATTCTTGAGTCATTTCTGTCACCTCCAATGGGCAGACTGCGTTGCACGAGCCTTGGATTGACCTAGCAGTAATTTTATGCGTACCTTCATCTTAATCTGGCTCGGTCAACTGGTTTCGACTTGATTTATAGCCTGCCTAGCCGAAAACAAGCGGATTATGCGAAAACTGTTTATATTGTTCGAGATGACAAAGTGATTGATGTTATTTCGCTTTTGGCTCTTGAATAATGAGTCCTTAAAGACTGCTTAGCTCGGGAGGTCTTGTCAAGTTATCGAGGGAGGAAAACCTAGTTGAGAATGACGGCAATTTACTCCTCCTACAATCTTGATTCTACCGTACAAAATATAAAAAAATATTAAGACGTTCTCATTATTATTTTTCTTTGAGGGTAATTTGACAATGCCCCTATAACTTTACAAACCCTAGCAGATAACACTGAAGGTTTTAGTGTAATTTTTTCGACTGAGAAAAACTGTCATTCTATACTAGAGAACTTTGAATACTACGCCTCGACAATCTGTGCATGATATCTTAACTATTTCTAGTCTCCACTTTCAAGTTCTGATTCCACTTCCTCATCCTCAATCGCAAAAGCGCTAATGTAATCACGTACAACGCGCTCAAAAAAGAGAAGTGCTGGCAATGCTGTCCAGCCGCTGTAGTGTCCAAATCCGCAGCGAAGTGATTCAACTAGTGCTGCAAGTCGATCTGGATTATCACCTTCTTGACCTGGATTATCACCTTCTTGACGCAGTGTAACTACAATTTCTAATGGATTGGGGTTGAACCACTTATCAACATAAGGTTGAAGTGTTTCGAGAGTGTGGAGCTTGAGTCCAGCTTCGTTAGAAACTGCCCACCACTTATTATTAGCTTTCTTACTTACAAGATGATATGTAAGTCTTATGAACCATAGGTCAAGCTTTTTAACTTCTCCAACTCGGCTATTGTGTATCTCTTGATAAAACTTAAACCAAAAAAACAGGAAAGCCTTATTAACTTTTACTTGTCTTGCAACTTCTGTTGCTCGATAGCAACTCAAGCCACGCTTTTTTCTGTTTATGCCATCGTGTCTGAGAGATAAATACGCTATACACCCTGTTCGATTGTTCGTTTTGAGGCGGAACAAACCAGTTATCTGGCTTGAAGGGGTTGATAGGTTGCGATCTTTTGGTAAAAGATGTTTTTCTCGTGCATCTTCTAGAAAACTCTGTGCCAAAGATAGAATTTTGTCTTCAATAATGTTTGGTGCAAGCTCTTGGCGAATACGAATGATGCGAGCGCCTTGCCAAGTATCTTGCATCCATTTATGCTCGTTAATGTTGATATTGGCGACATCAATTTCTCGATCTGTTAGCCAAGACCAAAGCCGAGAGCAGTTTGAGGAGTCAATAATGACGAGTGGATTTTTTTCCTCTTCAACTGAGGCTGAAATAATTTGTTCAACAAAATTCTTGAAGCGAGTCTTCGTATCAGCCATATTTTCTGCAAGTCGAGCGGGCGAAATCTGAGATATGGTCGAGAGTGCATCTGAAAAGAATTGCCACGAACTAATTCTCAAATTGTCTGCCTGCTCGTAGGCATAACACATTTCACATTTTTCAGTTTCAATATCGATGCGAATTGCGATCGGTAAGAATGTTGTGCCGAAGCCGCGACGGGAGCGACCAGCATTTTTGCGGACGATAGTGATGGCAAGAATTTCTTTAGCTTTTGACTCAAGCGGGATGTCGCTCAACCATTGGTTGACCTTTTTCTGTACGTCATCAATTCGACCAGAATGCGCCCAAACTAGATCCTTCATTGCAGCTTGAACGCGATGTAAAAGTTCGGAGAGGTTGATTGTGCCTGTTTTTTTTGCTCTTTGGGGTGGAAGGAGAAACTGCACGCATGCACCAGCAATTGTAGCGAGTGCTTGACGGGTTGAAGGTTTATTTACAGGGTCGTCATGCTTGGAAGCATTGTCGTTGTTTGGATCTGGATAGAATTCTCTTGCCACCATAAGGCAAAATGTACGTCGATTGAGTGCAGCAATTTGTTCTGCAATCGGCTCCCATTTTTTTCTACGTTCTTCTGCTCGTCCAGCAGCTTTTAAATCCTTTCCAGGTAATTCTGACTTTGGTCCATGCGTATGCTGTGGAAGTTTGTTAGTTTGGATGTCGAGTGCATCGCCCCAAAGTAAGCGGATTACTGTCTCTAGTATTTTGAGATCTTGTTGCGCTCCATCCTCGTAGAAGATTATAAGTAATGGTCGCTCGTTTGGATAAATACGCCTGATAGCTTCTTGATTAGCTGCAATCAATGCTTGCAGTTCGCTAGTTTGATCCTTTTCCTTATTGCTAAACTTAACAGTTTTCCATTTTTGCTGAATTTCAGTTAGACCGATCTGAAAATGCTGACGTAGTAGATGATTGATTTCATCATCACTCTTGGCAGCAAGGTATTGCGGTGTAAAATCATTTCTCCCAGTTTTAAGGAATTGCAGTGTTGCACCTAGAAGTGTCGGTGCATTGATTGTGCGTGAAGTTGTATTGTCAATGGTGTGGCTTTGCCCGCGCCCGAACGTAACAGGAGAATAACCGTCAAATGGCTTCAAACCAATCGGTTCTATGATTTTTGCGATCACGTTAAAGGCATCTAACTGGTCGATTTCAGGAACACCTGTTTCAATCCCATGCTCCTCTTGCCGATCCCGAATTCCTCTGCGATAGGTTAGCAGCACTTGACAGTCGTTAGTTGAAGCCTCACCTCGCACGATTTGATGAGCATCGAAGGTTTGTGTCGGTAGTTGCAGCTCGCGACGCAATACCTCAAAGGCGCTATCTGTTCTCCACTGTTTGCGAGTAAGCTGATAGCTAAAAGCGCGATCGGGATGATTGCGGGAGAAGATAAGCCCACTAATTTTGTTGCGATCAAAACTGTTTTCTGCAAGGCTATTTAGCCAAAGACGCTTCTTGACCTTCACCTTCAAAAGTGGTTGATGCAAGGATGGAAAAGTCACAACCTCCAGTTCAACAACTAAACTAAATAGCCCTTTATCAGGAAGTGAAATAGGGTCGGTAATCAACTCAACCAATCCAGTAGTTATTCCACTATGGCTGGTAATGATGCGTTTGATGGAACCAAGTCCTTTGAAAATTTCTTGTCCATCAATACGTCTGGCTATGTAGTCTACAAGTACAGGAAACGAATAGTTATCTCTTGGTTGAGTTGTATCAGTTCGATTAGACCAAGACCAGGGAAGGATTTGAGATTTGAAAGCCACAATTGATAGAAGCTGATTACTCTCTTGCAGTGCTTGTAGTTGACTAATGCTTGCCTGCGGTACTTTCTCTCTCTGAGCGTAGGGAATTAAACAATTCACCATCCAGTCATCTAAGAGAGGTCTTAATACAGTTCTTGTTTCACTTTCATTGCTACCAGCAAGATAAACAAAGGGATTTGGGCCTTGCGCTTCATTTCTCAATGCGTATTGACTTAGCCCAATACTGGGATCAATGCGAAATACATTCTGGAGACTTACCTCTATTAGCCCACGTAGCCAAGCATAGGGCATATTTTTAACGAACGCGGAATTATTGCTGCCAATATCCCTCTGCATCTTGGCAAAGGTAGCTAGTGCCTCATTTGTCCAAGCAATCTTCAAACCATTAACAGGAATTGGTGGTACATCATCAGGCATAGTGAAAGCAAGAGGCACAAGCCGCGCACGCTCTCTCCCCAGTGACACGTAAAGTAGCGGTGAAGATAGTGCAGTTTCATCCACCATGTCTTGATTCAGGTCACTTTGGTCGTTGATTTCGTGCATTTTACATCTCCAACAAAGGGGAATTATCAAAGTCATCATCTGTGCCAACTGAATCCGCTGGCTGACGCAAATCGTCGAGATAGATTACACCCTCGATCCACTGCAACGGCTTCAGAAAGGCACCATAGAGTTCTTGATAAATTTCGCGAGTCACTGGATTGGGATGTGTCATGCATTCCTCCAAAATAATTCGCATTTGCACTAACATGCTGTAGCGACCAGAATCAGGTTTGTCTTTGGCAGATTGGGGTGCCCAAGCTGCATCCACAAAGTAGACGGCAACTGGACAGCCATTACGCATCCCGCGTCCGATTGTTTGTAGGATTGCTACCATTTGATTGGCAGTAAAAGGTTTAAACAGATCTGGTCCCAAACGGCTTGCCATGAGTGGCTCTTGCAACAGTCGCCGTGCGTGTCGATAGATGTCAGACCTAGCACTATTCCATACGTGGTAAATTGCTGCTAAATTTTTACTTTCTGAAAAAGTCTGGCTGTCGAACTGTTGAGTAGCACGTCCTGCTAAGCTATACAAAAGTTGCATGTCGTCCGTTGATGGGTGGGGACGAGTGAGAAAGTAAATGGAGCCAATGGCAGCATCACGCTCGCGCGATCCTCTCGTGAAGACAATGTTCACGCCACGACCAATTGCCGTCATGGGAAACACAATAATGTCACAGGTTTCGTCATCTCCTAGTGCTTCGCACTGAGCGGGGGTTACGTAATCTGTGGGTTTTTCACCGTCTTTGAGCGATCGCACTACCGCTTTTGTTCGCTTGCCAATCTCTGGATGATAACTGTTGAGGAATTGCTTAATACTTCTTGCCTGCTCGTAGCTGTTAACTACAAGTGCTGCTTTACGGCAAATTCCATGTTGCTTATCGAAGTTGCGAATTGATTTGTAGATTTCAGATCGATTTGTACCACCCCGTACCAGTGCTTCTACCATACGCTCTAGATTACGCTCTCTCAGCTCACCAGCACCGCTGTAGCGCAAGGGTTCATCACCGCGTTCGCGATCGGGAATCCACATAAAGTGATAGAAGCTGCATGTGGGAGCGCGATCAGTTTTCTTTGGCTTTAGCAGATAATGCGGATCGACATCAATGTGATAAGCAGGACTTGCTTCTAGAAATGAAGTTGCTGATGTTAAGCTACTAGACATCTAATCTGCAATTGCTCTATTTCCCTTATTACGGATTCTTCTATTCCAATTAATTACTAATTCTCCCTGATTGAGTAACCTATGCAGGAGTTCTTTAAGTTGCCCCACGGACTGAAATAGCCGATGTGCAATAAACTCTTTACAGGAATGCCACACTAATTCAATTAAATTGAAGTCCGGGCTATAAGCAGGTAAAAAACACAAGTGAATGTTTGGTAGTGCTTGCTCTATTTTCTCAACGATATCTTCACGTTTGTGATAGCTGGCATTATCCAAAATTACTAGAACTCTCGGACCTGTCTTTTCATAAAGCTCAGAGTCATTTCCTTGCTCAATCCATTCTTGTTTAACAAATTCATTCAGTAATTCCAACTGCTCAAAAAAACTCTCTCCCTTGCCTTTGTCAATAAAATAGCACAAGCGTTTTCGGTCATGATAACGCAGCCCACCCATGACATTTACTCGCCCTCGACTCCTTTGACCTGTAACTTTTCTTCGCCAACCTCGGCGTGTCCAGCACTTACGCCGTAGCACTCGTAAACTAAAGCCGGTCTCATCCCAAAACCATACCTGGAAAAGCTCCGGCGCTACCTGCCCTGCTTTCAGATCGGTCTCTAATTTCTCTCGAAATACCACTCGTTTGGTCGCATCTTGCTTATCCTCTAAGCTGTATTTCGCCCAGATGTACACATACTTTTTTTTGCAATATTCGACTAATTTGCTTGCTACTCAGCTTAATCCCGGTCTGTTCTAGCAGATAAGTTGATAATCGCCCAGTTGTCCATCTGCCAAATTCATAACCAAGTTCACTCGGAGCTTTCTCGACCACTTCTAGGAGCAATTCAATATATTGCTCAGTCGCCTTTCGGTAGTTGCCCTGCTCGCGTTTATCTCGTAAACTATCGAGATTCTCGGGGTCTCCATGCACACACCAGTAAGCCACACTACGGTAACTACAACCGATGAAATTAACAATCTCTTGATAAGTTTTGCCATCATTTTGTAGCAGGAGAATCAGGGCATGTTCTCGCAATCGAGGACGATCGCCTTCTCGCACTACCGCTTGCAGACGTTCTTTCTGTTCTTGATTTAAAAACCCCTTTGCAGGCATAGTCCAAGCTCTTCTGAAGCTTTAATATTTTAATTCTATCTCTTTTAGAAGTCCATTAGCTTACTAGTACCGCAGGTCCAGGTTGTCCACCATCTGCTTCAAGTAGGCGATGAAAGCGATGCATCAGCATACGCGGTGCACCTACGAACGCAATGTAGGACAACCCAACATTGCGAGCATTTCCAAGAGTTGTGCGTGCTTGCGAGAAGCTATACTTTACACCAGAGAGCGAACCTAAAATGTTTTCAGGGATGTAGCGACGTAGTTCAGGCGTTGCTGTCGCCTCCACAACTGGATCGCGGATGAGTCCCTCAGCAACCATCGTTCGCGTTCCAGGTATGATTAGCTGGTAGCCCAGAATCATGAAAGTGATGCATACCAGCAACCAAACTACATCCTCTGAAAAGAGTGGTGGCTGATTGTTGGGGAAGCAAATGGCGAGAAACAGTTTTGTTATATCTTTAACAACCTCGTCCCGTCTCTGAGTGAGATTTTCGGCAAGATAGCGTCGAAAATGCTGAGTCAACTCTTGCCATCGTTGTATCAGTTCAGCCTTTTGTATACTAAGAGTGCGGGCGCATAGATCGGCTTTGAACTCCCGTTTAGGAACATCAGCCCCTGTCCGATCGTAAAAGGCAGTGTAGGCGGCTGTTTCCCAAAAATCAGTTAATGCTTTGTTTTTACTGAATCCGATTACTACTTCTCGCTCGTCTACTTCGTCGCGCTTTGAGGATTTTCTCTCAAAGCCGTCAAGCAGTTCAGTAATCATCCGTGAGGTGGTTAATAACTGGTCAGCGTAGCGGTTCTTCACTCGTGGCTCGACATTGTGCACAGCAGTCATCAGCGAGGTATTGTGATTGCCAAACTCAGCTAAATCGCGGCTATAACGCTCTACATCTCGATCGAAAAGCCGATAGTTTTCCCCTCGTGCAAAGCGACCGTGAATTTGTTCTTGAATGACACGATGAATCGACTCTTCATCACCTGAAATCTTGAGCAGGGCAGTACCATACTCATCAAGGGTTGACTGCACCATATCGGCTTCATCAAAGATGACGACATCGAAGGTGCGGGCAATTAACTCGAAGTAGCGAATTTGTTCGTTGATCGCATGTAGTGGTACTTCGGTATCCATTGAACGGATGTGACCAACCCAAACCTCAGCGTCTAAAAGCTCGCGCGGTGCCTTATTGCGTCCGCACATTGTCCAAACAGGGCAAAGACACTTTTTCATCTGCCCACTTCTGGTCATTCCTTGCAAAATGCTCTGGCAAGGAGCCTGACCGAAACCCCACATTGAGGTATCTGCCGTTGAAAAGGCTGGCAACACGCAGTTTGCCGCAAACGAATCAGCTCCTTCAATCGTCTGTGCAAAACCACCTTGTCCGCGAGCAGCGATAGCTTCAGCTATGCGATCGGCGTGTTGTCGGCGCGTCATTGGATTTTGTCCTACGAGCATACCGACTTTAACTCCATAAAAGTCGAGATCCGCCATATACTGTCTGGCAACTTCAATTGAAGGAAAAACTAGCATTGCCTTATAGCCGTGTCGTCCGAACCAGACTCCGCTCAGCATTAATAAAGTTGTTTTGCCAGCACCAGGTAGTCCAAGCAGTTGCTTTAGCCCATCAAGCTCAATGGCGCGATCCTCCTTACGTAAACCCCTACCAATTTCTGGAACCATTAAGTCGAAGTGGTCAAAGCGTTTTACCCAGTTACCAGGGCGGCGTTCGGGATTCTGTGCATCGCGCTCATCCATTTCTGCTGCTAAAGAGCGAAGTTCCCCAAGGGGAATGCGGATAGCTCCGCGTGGCGAACGGTTAATGTCGTGCGTGCGTCGTGGAGCGAGAGGAGCAGCGATTGGTCCGATAGGTAATCGTAGAGAAGTTGATTCCTCTCCAAGTGCAACTGCCATTGGTTGACGCGGATCTGCTACTGTTGCCGCGTGCAGCGTATAGGGCATTGGTACAGCTAGAATGCGATGTGCCTCGGTAATGAGCGGATCTTCCAAAAAATCAGTGCGCTCAAAACGGAGAGTTTCGGCATGAATTCGATACGGTCCTTCGGTTCTATTGCGGTAGTGATGGTCGTTATAAAGTGCTACTGCGTGTCTAATGGAATGGGTTGTAACATAAGCAAGCGACATTTGACGTAGGTTGAAAATCGCTTGACGCGCAGGCTCTAATGCTGGTGCGTTTCGTATGCTAGCCATGCCTGACATCAGTGCTGGTGCACATTCGAGTGAATTAGTCCCAACAAATTCCTCCATTAAGACGCACAGCCAGCAGATCCGGTCATTTCCCTTCCAAAAATCAGGCTTGGTACGCATGTTTTATACTCCTCAACGATTGAATAACTGAGGAGACAGGCAAAATCTCCAGCGTAGCAGGGTCGCCCTTTTTATCGAGCAGCGATCGTAGGGTGGACAGGTAGCTAGGGTTGTCTGCCACCAATTCATCATTCACAGCAATAATTCGTCTGCGATAGTGAATCAGACCACCAATAGAGTGGTTAAGCCGCAACGCCAGCGAAACCGGACTCGAATATGATTTAGCATCAATCCCAATAGCATATTCATCGATCGAGATGTCGCACAAGTCAGACTCAGGGTAAAGTTCAGCACTTAAACCAAATCGTTTCGCCTCGTCAAAAATTGCTAGTTCGTCAATTGCTGGTCCACTCCAGTATGTTAGGATTTGTGGTTTAGCAATTAGCAACTGCTCAGCTTTTGGGTCGAGTCGCTCAGATATCTTTGCAGGATATTTGCTGTTGCATTGCCGAATCGGGCAACGACCTTCGGGATAACGCTTTTGATCGGGATGCGGTCGCAACAGCGTGCCGCAGTAAGCACAGCGATGAGCCAAACCTGCGATGAGCCAAATATCGGGAACTGGATCGAAAAATGCTTCTAGAATCGTACCTTGGAGCGGCGTGAGTCTGTTGTCGCGAAGATAATCCAAAAGTTCGCGTTCCCCAATTAGGGATCTACGACCGAAAAGCTCTCGCAAAGCAGTGTAAGCGGCATGTTGGCGAGGTACCCCAAGACGCTCAGTGGCATCACAGTTCAGTGCGTGCAGGCGGTGCTCAATTACATTGTCTTCACCAAAAGCCCCAGAAACATTAGCAACCACTGAACAATCCGAAGTGGGAACTCGCAAGTCTGGATCGATAAGAATGACTTTACTAAAACGAAAACTGGACTGACGAAAAATCTCTAATCCCCATTTTTCATCGTTCAAGGAAGAGCGAGCGCGATCTAAAACATCATGGACACAGGCTGCGCGATCGCATTGTCCAGACTCAATGTATAGACGACCAAGCTTACAAATTGCTGATTGTAGTTCAGGTGGTAGTCCGTCATCCTGACGTACAATTTCACGGCGATCGAGGATACGGTCATATTGGCGAAGAATACCTTGAGCAAGTAGTATTATTGCTTCCTCAGCGATAGCACTTTCCTGGTGATACTCCTGTGACAGCAGCAATTGCGGTGTGTCAACCGCGCCCAGCCAAGCAGAGTTCTTACCATTAGCTTCAGCAATAATCTGCTGCTCTAGCGTCATATTTTCAAAGGCAGGTAAAATCTCTGCAATAGCTGCTAAGGTCCAGCCTTTTTTCAATAGAAGAGCTGTTGCAAGTCCTTCTAAAATCTGTCGAAACCCAAAGTTCTGTCCTTTTGGTTGTGACAAAAGTTGCTTTGATCGCCACAAGCGAACAGTACGTAAACTAGGCGCTTCTATGAGCAAACTAAGTTGCTTAACTTTACGTTGCATCACAAGCGTAAAGGTATCAGCTGTTCCTTGCCACTGACGAATATCTTCAAAGTGCATGGATGCTGCTGGAATATCAATGGCTGCTATCATATCCATTGACACCGATTGATGTCAAGCAATTAACATCAATCGGTGTTATTTCTAGCAGAATCCATCTATTTTCAAAACTCATAGAGATGGCGCAAGCAAGACTCGTCAAAGCTAATTGCCTATGGAGCACAAGCGGTATCTAAAAAACTTTAGATGCGTGTTAGATTGCCAGCTGTTTAACTTTGAAATTCAAGAAAGTTGGGGAAATAAGGAAAGCATGAATAATAGCAGCTAATTCATTACTGTTCTGCATCGGACGGGGGGTGATCGTCTAGCTTTGAC
This window of the Chroococcidiopsis sp. CCMEE 29 genome carries:
- a CDS encoding DUF29 family protein, translated to MTQELLNLRLSIVEGRYEDALELVDELEEMSKQAILRNIESLLIRLMVHLIKNQIEERLTNSWVASISDSILRIQKLNLKANKESYYVNSDEWLPFLEEAIEAAVAPASVEVLNGRLNAVQLSKQIDRDRAIATAQTLLDFTYRCSPKQLPAIITAHLAELPGGQDWYQGKP
- a CDS encoding trypsin-like peptidase domain-containing protein, with protein sequence MTRILQLGSNSNFETEGMRSPATTPTADEQLLDAYSQAVISVVENVSPAVVNIDVQRQLRGRRSNNQSFAQEVQGNGSGFIFTGDGYILTNSHVVHGASKIEVALSDGRRFLAEMIGDDPDTDLAVIRIHAPNLVAARLGDSQSLRSGQLAIAIGNPYGFQTTVTTGVVSALGRSFRSRSGRLIDNIIQTDAALNPGNSGGPLVTSHGEVIGVNTAVIMSAQGICFAVPINTAKMIIGPLIKEGKFRRGYIGVGGQNVPLPRRVVLFHELSVESGVLAISIEPNSPAQTAGLREGDVIVGLNNQPIANIDDLHKVLTHEGVGVRSQLTILRRSEKLVLSILPEESKPND
- a CDS encoding helix-turn-helix domain-containing protein, translated to MVGNTQKNSVCDPNCPSRQVLDLIANKWTAIIIYRLSQGTKRYSGLQREIGGISQKMLTQTLRSLERDGIVNRKVYPVVPPMVEYSLTPLGETLIEPLSALCQWAEAYIPEVEAARNQYDDNGDR
- a CDS encoding RNaseH domain-containing protein, translated to MHEINDQSDLNQDMVDETALSSPLLYVSLGRERARLVPLAFTMPDDVPPIPVNGLKIAWTNEALATFAKMQRDIGSNNSAFVKNMPYAWLRGLIEVSLQNVFRIDPSIGLSQYALRNEAQGPNPFVYLAGSNESETRTVLRPLLDDWMVNCLIPYAQREKVPQASISQLQALQESNQLLSIVAFKSQILPWSWSNRTDTTQPRDNYSFPVLVDYIARRIDGQEIFKGLGSIKRIITSHSGITTGLVELITDPISLPDKGLFSLVVELEVVTFPSLHQPLLKVKVKKRLWLNSLAENSFDRNKISGLIFSRNHPDRAFSYQLTRKQWRTDSAFEVLRRELQLPTQTFDAHQIVRGEASTNDCQVLLTYRRGIRDRQEEHGIETGVPEIDQLDAFNVIAKIIEPIGLKPFDGYSPVTFGRGQSHTIDNTTSRTINAPTLLGATLQFLKTGRNDFTPQYLAAKSDDEINHLLRQHFQIGLTEIQQKWKTVKFSNKEKDQTSELQALIAANQEAIRRIYPNERPLLIIFYEDGAQQDLKILETVIRLLWGDALDIQTNKLPQHTHGPKSELPGKDLKAAGRAEERRKKWEPIAEQIAALNRRTFCLMVAREFYPDPNNDNASKHDDPVNKPSTRQALATIAGACVQFLLPPQRAKKTGTINLSELLHRVQAAMKDLVWAHSGRIDDVQKKVNQWLSDIPLESKAKEILAITIVRKNAGRSRRGFGTTFLPIAIRIDIETEKCEMCYAYEQADNLRISSWQFFSDALSTISQISPARLAENMADTKTRFKNFVEQIISASVEEEKNPLVIIDSSNCSRLWSWLTDREIDVANININEHKWMQDTWQGARIIRIRQELAPNIIEDKILSLAQSFLEDAREKHLLPKDRNLSTPSSQITGLFRLKTNNRTGCIAYLSLRHDGINRKKRGLSCYRATEVARQVKVNKAFLFFWFKFYQEIHNSRVGEVKKLDLWFIRLTYHLVSKKANNKWWAVSNEAGLKLHTLETLQPYVDKWFNPNPLEIVVTLRQEGDNPGQEGDNPDRLAALVESLRCGFGHYSGWTALPALLFFERVVRDYISAFAIEDEEVESELESGD